The Staphylococcus saprophyticus subsp. saprophyticus ATCC 15305 = NCTC 7292 genome contains the following window.
AAAGGTGATACTGCAAATGGTGCAACTAAATCAGCAACAGTAGAAACAGGGTATACGTTAAATGTACCTTTATTTGTAAATGAAGGCGATGTACTTGTGATTAATACTGGTGACGGTAGTTACATCTCAAGAGCATAATAGTTTAATTTTGTATTTACTTATCGAAATTACATTTAAAAAAACCTTTCCAATGCGCTATACTTTGGAAAGGTTTTTATTATGTTAAAATAGATAGAATCAAATAATATTATTTAAAATTGCACTAATAGTTTACTTTTGAAATAAGGTATAGTTATATGGAACACTACAAAAGTGAATCAGTTTAATATAGAAAGTATGTATATGCTTGAATTGAGCATATCTCTAAAGTAAAATAAACTAGGTAAATGAAAACAATCTGAAGGAGTCAGTATTTATGAATTTTAAAGAAATTAAAGAATTAATTGAAATTCTTGATCAATCAAATTTGACTGAAATTAATATAGAAGACAAGGGCAATGTTGTTAATTTAAAAAAAGAAAAAGAAACTGAAATCATTACACCACAAATTTCACAACAACCGATGCAACAATTAGCGCCGCAACAAGGTGTAGCATCAAATCCAGTAGCTACAGGTAGTACAGAAGAAACTACTAGCGATGCAAGTACAACTGACGATAACCTACAAACTATTAATGCGCCAATGGTAGGTACATTTTATAAATCGCCATCACCAGAAGAAAGTGCTTACGTACAAGTTGGTGATTCTGTTACAAACGAATCAACTGTCTGTATATTAGAAGCGATGAAATTATTTAATGAAATTCAAGCCGAAGTAACTGGGGAAATTGCAGAAATTTTAGTAGAAGACGGTCAAATGGTAGAGTATGGCCAACCGTTATTTAAGGTGAAATAATGAATAAAATTTTAATAGCAAATAGAGGAGAAATTGCAGTAAGAATCATTCGTGCATGTCATGAACTTGGATTGCAAACAGTGGCAATATACTCTGAAGGAGATAAAGACGCACTACATACTCAAATTGCTGATGAAGCATATTGCGTTGGCCCAACTCAATCTAAAGATTCTTACTTAAACATCCCAAACATTTTATCAATAGCAACTTCTACTGGATGCGACGGTGTTCATCCAGGGTACGGGTTTTTAGCAGAAAATGGAGATTTCGCAGAATTATGTGAAGCATGCCAGTTAAAATTTATTGGACCTAGCTATGAATCAATTCAAAAAATGGGGATTAAAGATGTAGCTAAAGAAGAAATGAAACGTGCAGAAGTACCTGTAGTTCCTGGTAGCGAGGGGTTAGTTCAAGATATCAATGAAGCTAAAAAAATCGCTACTGAAATTGGCTATCCAGTAATCATTAAAGCAACTGCTGGTGGCGGTGGTAAAGGGATTAGAGTGGCACGTGACGAAAAAGAACTTGAAACTGGTTTTAAAATGACACAACAAGAAGCAGAAACTGCATTTGGCAATAATGGCTTATATCTAGAAAAATTCATTGAAAATTTCCGTCATATTGAAATACAAATTATGGGTGATAGCTTTGGTAATGTTGTACATTTAGGTGAGCGTGACTGTACAATTCAACGAAGAATGCAAAAATTAGTTGAGGAAGCTCCTTCACCGATACTTACCGAAGAAAAACGCCAAGAAATGGGAAATGCAGCAGTCAGAGCAGCAAAAGCCGTAAATTATGAAAATGCTGGGACGATAGAATTCATTTATGACTTAGATACGAATGACTTTTATTTTATGGAAATGAACACGCGAATTCAAGTTGAACATCCAGTTACAGAGATGGTTACGGGTGTAGACTTAGTTAAACTACAATTGAAGGTTGCAATGGGTGAAAAACTTCCTTTCAAACAAAAAGATATTAAAATCGAGGGACATGCAATGGAATTCAGAATCAATGCTGAAAATCCATATAAAAATTTCATGCCTTCTCCAGGTCAAATCACTCAATATTTAGCTCCAGGCGGTTTTGGTGTGAGAATTGAATCAGCTTGTTATACTAATTATACGATTCCACCTTATTATGATTCTATGGTAGCGAAACTCATTGTTCATGAACCAACACGAGAAGAAGCAATTATGACAGGTTTACGCGCACTAGGTGAGTATCTTGTTCTTGGCATTGATACAACAATCCCATTCCATATTCGTTTACTAAATAATGATATTTTTAGAAGCGGCGTATTTAATACGAAGTTTTTAGAAACACATAATATTATGGATGATCAATCTAAATAGGAGGTAATTGACATGGTCAAAGTTTCAGAAACCTCACATTCCCAATTAGGTAAAATAGAAATAGCACCCGAGGTATTAACAGTCATAGCTAGTATTGCCACTTCAGAAGTAAAAGGTATACAAGGGCATTTTAAAGAATTAAAAAAAGGCAGCATTGAAAACATTAGCAAAAAACAGCTTAGTCGCGGTGTTAAAGTAGATACAAATGATGAAGGCATCTATATCGATGTATATTGTTCATTAGCGTATGGTATCAATATATCGGAAACTGCTAAAAAAATTCAACAAGCTATTTATAATTCGTTAACGACGATGACAACAATTGAACCTAGTCAAATCAATATTCATATTACACATATAGAACCAATAAATTAAAATTATAAAAGCAAATTTACTTTAAATTCATTTTGCGAAAAGCGATTGCTTCTATTTTAAGCATCTCTTTTCGTTAATGGTTTACTATAATACTATGCTTGAAGGAGTTTATAATGAGTCGAAAAGAATCCAGAACGCAAGCCTTTCAAACTCTATTTCAACTTGAAATGAAAAATAGCGATTTAACAATTGAAGAAGCAATCAGTTTTATTAAAGATGATAATCCAGATTTAGAATTCGAATTCATCAGTTGGTTAGTAACTGGCGTTAAAGATCACGAAGTTGTGCTAGATGAAAAAATCCAACCTCATTTAAAGGACTGGACTTTAGCACGATTGTTAAAATCTGATCGAATTATCTTAAGAATGTCTACATTTGAAATGTTACATAGTTCAACACCACAAAAAGTAATTATCAATGAAGCTGTTGAATTAGCAAAACAATTCAGTGATGATGATCATTACAAATTTATAAACGGTGTATTGAGCAATATTGAATAGAAGAGTGATATAACATGTCAGAATATTTAAGTGTAACTTCGTTAACTAAATATATTAAATATAAATTTGATCAAGATCCTCATTTACAATCCGTATTGATTAAAGGCGAATTATCTAATTTTAAAAAGCATAGTAGTGGACATCTGTATTTTAATGTAAAAGATAAAAACAGTGTCATCAGTGCAATGATGTTTAAAGGAAATGCATCAAAAATTGATTTTGAACCTAAAGAAGGGGACGAAGTGCTATTAGAAGCACGTGTTTCTGTCTATGAACGTCGTGGTAATTATCAAATATATGTTAATAAAATGCATATGGATGGAATAGGTAATCTTTATCAAAAATTAGAGCAGTTAAAAAAGAAATTAACTAAAGAAGGCTTTTTTGATCAAAATCATAAGAAAGTGATACCTAAATTCCCCCAAAAAATAGCTGTGCTAACAGCCGGAACTGGCGCTGCAATACGAGATATTCATACGACTATTAATAGTAGGTATCCGTTAGCAGAACAAGTTCAGATCAATACACTTGTTCAAGGAGAACAAGCTAAAAGCGACATTATTGAAAAAATTAATCAAGCTGATGCTTTGAATGTTGATACAATTATTATCGGTCGTGGCGGAGGCTCTATCGAGGATTTATGGAATTTCAATGAAGAAGATGTCGTTAAAGCCATCTATAATTGTCAAACACCGATTATTTCCGCAGTAGGACATGAAACTGATTTTACATTAAGTGATTTTGTGGCAGATGTAAGAGCAGCAACACCAACTCAAGCAGCAGTAATGGCTACGCCGGACCAATATGAATTACGTCAATATTTACAGCAAGCTAATTTATCATTGACTCGATTTATCAAACAATATATGCAGCAAAAACGAAAACATTTGGAACATGTTGCATCTTATTATAAATTCCAAACGCCTTCACTACTTTATGATCAACAAATACAAAAACGTGATGATCTTGAGAAACAACTTAAGTTGTCTTTGAATTTGAAAATTAAAAATCAGCAACAACAATTACAGTTACTCTTTAACAATTTCAATTTAAAAACGTTTAAACAACGTATTAAAAGAGACCAATTAACAAATAATCAAAAACGTGTTGAATTAAGTAAAGTCATGCATAATTTACTTGATAATCAAAAAAACAATCTTGCTAGAAAACTAGAAAATCTTAATAATTTAAGTCCTACTAATACTATGTTGCGTGGTTATACAATCGTAAATAAGGATGATAAAGTTATTACCAGTACGAAAGACTTGGCTGAAAATGATAATATTGTGTTAACAATGAAAGATGGCGTTGTTGATGCACAAGTAAAGAAAGTAAGGTGTAATGATGAGTAATAGTAATACACAAAGTTTTGAAGAAATGATGAAAGAACTAGAAACAATCGTTCAAAAATTAGACAATGAAAATGTTTCTTTAGAAGAATCTTTAAACCTATATCAACGTGGTATGAAATTATCGGCTACTTGTGATGAAACATTAAAAGATGCTGAGAAAAGAGTAAATGAATTGATGTCTGATGAAAATACTGACAATAATGACGATACTGAGAAGGTAGATAGTGATGATGAATAAAAAAATGGAACATTTAACTGAAGAAGTTAATCAATTGTTATCTGAAACAATTCCAAATTCAAAACTAAATACTAATCTAGAAGAAAGTATGCGTTATTCACTAGAAGCAGGTGGTAAACGCATAAGACCTGTATTATTACTGTTAACTTTAGAAATGTTAACAGATCAGTATAAAAAAGGATTTTCATCAGCACTTGCACTAGAAATGATACACACATATTCATTAATACATGATGATTTACCACCAATGGATAATGATGATTATCGTAGAGGTAAATTAACAAACCATAAAGTATTTGGAGAGTGGAAAGCAATACTAGCAGGTGATGCATTACTAACTAAAGCATTTGATATGATTGTAAACGATGATTCACTTAATGATGTTGCTAAAGTTAAATTAATCAAACGTTTATCCTTTGCTAGTGGCCATCTGGGTATGGTAGGTGGTCAAACGCTTGATATGCAAAGCGAAGGTGCAGAAACAAATATTGATCTAGACACTTTAGAGAAAATTCATAATGCAAAAACAGGTGCACTATTAAAATTTGCAGTCATGGCAGCAGTCGATATTGCTGAACCAGAAAATGAAGTTTCCAATGCTTTAGAATCATATAGTGAACATTTGGGATTAATGTTCCAAATCAAAGATGATTTATTAGATATTTATGGTGATGAAGCAAAACTTGGTAAAGCTGTCGGTAGTGATATTGAAAATGATAAAAGTACCTATGTTTCACTTTTAGGCCAACAAGGGGCTGAAGACAAATTGAAACATCATACAGACAAAGCTTACAAATGTTTAAATCAATTACCAAAACAATATAATACTGACAATTTAGTTTATATTATAGAACTTTTTAATAATCGTGAATCATAAAATCAAATGTATTTATTTAAGAGTCTGGGACAAAAATGGATGTTTCAGACTCTTTCCTACGATTAGTCAACTGGTTATATAGTAAATTAAGTATACTAAATAAACCTTATGATTTAATATTTTTAAATAAGGTGTTAATCTATATTTGTAATTATGATTATTTTAATGTGGGGACATTTGATAGTCATATTGCTTATTATTGGTAACTAAATAATGAATTGTTTTTAACAAGCGATTCATACAAGCTACCATGGCAGTCTTATGAGTTTTCTCATGAGGCTGCTTTTTAATTTATAGTAATAATCAATAATGTGATTATCGTAATGTCGCTGACTCCGAATTATATTCATCACAACGAAAAATAACGGTCTCCGTTTTTTTATTTCCTTGTTTTATTTAGTTTTGTACTATTCAATAAATATTCAGCATACGCATAATATGATATAAGTCATGATTGAAATGCTTCATATTTAGAATCACTGAAAAAGTATTGTCAAGACTATAATTACAACGGAATATCCATTTAAGTAAGTAAAATTACAAACCGTCTTTAGTAGTCGAATGCTATGGCTTGTGGTAAAATCAATGTATAAATATTCGTTTATAGAGGTGCTATATATGGCTAAAAAATCGGTAAGACATATAAAAATAAGAGAAATAATTTCAAATGAAAAAATTGAAACACAAGATGAATTAGTAAAGCGATTAAATGAATATGAATTAAATGTTACCCAAGCGACCGTTTCTAGAGACATTAAAGAACTACAACTTATAAAAGTTCCCACGCCAGCGGGGCAATATGTTTATAGTTTACCAAATGATAGAAAATATCATCCTTTAGAAAAATTGGGTCGTTATTTAATTGACTCATTTGTAAATATTGATGGAACCGGTAATTTATTAGTATTAAAAACACTACCAGGTAATGCGCAATCTATTGGTGCAATATTAGACCAAATCGATTGGGAAGATGTATTAGGTACAATTTGTGGTGACGATACTTGTTTAATTATATGTCGAGATGATGCTGCAAGCGAGAAGATTAAAACACGCATCTTTAATTTATTATAAGTATAAGGAAGTGTTAAAAGGATGCTCCAAACGCTATCTATAAAACAATTTGCAATTATTGATGAACTCGAAGTTCATTTTGGTGATGGATTAACTGTCCTAAGTGGTGAAACAGGTGCTGGTAAATCAATTATAATTGATGCAATTGGTCAATTAATTGGCATGCGTGCTTCATCTAACTATGTACGACATGGTGAAAAAAAAGCTATTATTGAAGGTATTTTTGATATTGATGAGAGCAAAGAAGCAATTTCTATATTAGAAGCTCTAGATATTGATATCGACGAAGATTTTCTTCTAGTAAAAAGAGAAATTTTCAGTACTGGCAAGAGTATGTGCAGAGTTAATAATCAAATCGTAACTCTACAAGATTTACGTAAGATTATGCAAGAATTACTAGATATTCACGGTCAGCACGAAACACAGACACTATTAAAACAAAAATATCATCTGCAACTTCTTGATAATTATGCTGAAGACAAATATAAGAAATTACTAAATTCGTATGTGGCTACTTTTGACCAGTACAAAGCCAAAAAGAAAGAACTAGAAGATTTAGAGTCTGCGGACCAGGCTTTATTACAACGTTTAGATTTGTTGAAATTTCAACATGAAGAATTACAAGAAGCAAATTTGGTTGAAGGTGAAGTTAAGCAACTCGAAACTGATATTAAACGTATACAAAATTCTGAAAACCTAAACTTAGCATTAAATAATGCACACCTCACATTAACTGATGAACATGCAATAACAGATCGATTATATGAATTAAGTAATCAATTACA
Protein-coding sequences here:
- the ahrC gene encoding transcriptional regulator AhrC/ArgR; the protein is MAKKSVRHIKIREIISNEKIETQDELVKRLNEYELNVTQATVSRDIKELQLIKVPTPAGQYVYSLPNDRKYHPLEKLGRYLIDSFVNIDGTGNLLVLKTLPGNAQSIGAILDQIDWEDVLGTICGDDTCLIICRDDAASEKIKTRIFNLL
- the xseA gene encoding exodeoxyribonuclease VII large subunit — translated: MSEYLSVTSLTKYIKYKFDQDPHLQSVLIKGELSNFKKHSSGHLYFNVKDKNSVISAMMFKGNASKIDFEPKEGDEVLLEARVSVYERRGNYQIYVNKMHMDGIGNLYQKLEQLKKKLTKEGFFDQNHKKVIPKFPQKIAVLTAGTGAAIRDIHTTINSRYPLAEQVQINTLVQGEQAKSDIIEKINQADALNVDTIIIGRGGGSIEDLWNFNEEDVVKAIYNCQTPIISAVGHETDFTLSDFVADVRAATPTQAAVMATPDQYELRQYLQQANLSLTRFIKQYMQQKRKHLEHVASYYKFQTPSLLYDQQIQKRDDLEKQLKLSLNLKIKNQQQQLQLLFNNFNLKTFKQRIKRDQLTNNQKRVELSKVMHNLLDNQKNNLARKLENLNNLSPTNTMLRGYTIVNKDDKVITSTKDLAENDNIVLTMKDGVVDAQVKKVRCNDE
- a CDS encoding exodeoxyribonuclease VII small subunit; the encoded protein is MSNSNTQSFEEMMKELETIVQKLDNENVSLEESLNLYQRGMKLSATCDETLKDAEKRVNELMSDENTDNNDDTEKVDSDDE
- a CDS encoding polyprenyl synthetase family protein, producing the protein MMNKKMEHLTEEVNQLLSETIPNSKLNTNLEESMRYSLEAGGKRIRPVLLLLTLEMLTDQYKKGFSSALALEMIHTYSLIHDDLPPMDNDDYRRGKLTNHKVFGEWKAILAGDALLTKAFDMIVNDDSLNDVAKVKLIKRLSFASGHLGMVGGQTLDMQSEGAETNIDLDTLEKIHNAKTGALLKFAVMAAVDIAEPENEVSNALESYSEHLGLMFQIKDDLLDIYGDEAKLGKAVGSDIENDKSTYVSLLGQQGAEDKLKHHTDKAYKCLNQLPKQYNTDNLVYIIELFNNRES
- a CDS encoding Asp23/Gls24 family envelope stress response protein, which codes for MVKVSETSHSQLGKIEIAPEVLTVIASIATSEVKGIQGHFKELKKGSIENISKKQLSRGVKVDTNDEGIYIDVYCSLAYGINISETAKKIQQAIYNSLTTMTTIEPSQINIHITHIEPIN
- the accC gene encoding acetyl-CoA carboxylase biotin carboxylase subunit is translated as MNKILIANRGEIAVRIIRACHELGLQTVAIYSEGDKDALHTQIADEAYCVGPTQSKDSYLNIPNILSIATSTGCDGVHPGYGFLAENGDFAELCEACQLKFIGPSYESIQKMGIKDVAKEEMKRAEVPVVPGSEGLVQDINEAKKIATEIGYPVIIKATAGGGGKGIRVARDEKELETGFKMTQQEAETAFGNNGLYLEKFIENFRHIEIQIMGDSFGNVVHLGERDCTIQRRMQKLVEEAPSPILTEEKRQEMGNAAVRAAKAVNYENAGTIEFIYDLDTNDFYFMEMNTRIQVEHPVTEMVTGVDLVKLQLKVAMGEKLPFKQKDIKIEGHAMEFRINAENPYKNFMPSPGQITQYLAPGGFGVRIESACYTNYTIPPYYDSMVAKLIVHEPTREEAIMTGLRALGEYLVLGIDTTIPFHIRLLNNDIFRSGVFNTKFLETHNIMDDQSK
- the accB gene encoding acetyl-CoA carboxylase biotin carboxyl carrier protein, which codes for MNFKEIKELIEILDQSNLTEINIEDKGNVVNLKKEKETEIITPQISQQPMQQLAPQQGVASNPVATGSTEETTSDASTTDDNLQTINAPMVGTFYKSPSPEESAYVQVGDSVTNESTVCILEAMKLFNEIQAEVTGEIAEILVEDGQMVEYGQPLFKVK
- the nusB gene encoding transcription antitermination factor NusB yields the protein MSRKESRTQAFQTLFQLEMKNSDLTIEEAISFIKDDNPDLEFEFISWLVTGVKDHEVVLDEKIQPHLKDWTLARLLKSDRIILRMSTFEMLHSSTPQKVIINEAVELAKQFSDDDHYKFINGVLSNIE